A genomic stretch from Bacteroidales bacterium includes:
- a CDS encoding SDR family oxidoreductase: MNNKFKAKVILITGATSGLGQAIAELLADKGHIVYGTSRTIPTKKDIVAEEKKHVRLLQMDITKVESIRSCMQTLIDNEGKIDILINNAGVGIGGVLELSTKEEINFQINTNLIGTMNVCSEVLPHMRKQRSGKIINMSSIAGVMGIPYQGLYSVSKFGIEGYSEALSLEVHQFNIKIILVEPGDFHTEFTSNRKISQESLCNEDYKDSFVKTLKLVEKEELSGLIPIVIAKKINRIINKKRPKFRYSVASPVQKLSILAKKILPSRWFHAILRWYYKVP, encoded by the coding sequence ATGAATAATAAATTTAAAGCAAAAGTAATCCTAATTACGGGAGCAACTTCCGGTCTCGGACAAGCAATTGCTGAGCTACTTGCCGATAAAGGTCATATTGTATATGGAACAAGCAGAACTATTCCAACAAAAAAAGATATAGTCGCTGAAGAAAAAAAACATGTACGTCTGCTACAAATGGATATCACGAAAGTAGAAAGTATTCGCTCATGCATGCAAACGCTTATTGACAATGAAGGAAAAATAGATATTTTGATTAATAATGCCGGAGTCGGAATAGGTGGGGTTTTAGAATTGTCAACAAAAGAAGAAATTAATTTTCAAATCAATACAAACTTGATTGGGACTATGAACGTATGTTCAGAAGTTCTTCCCCATATGCGGAAACAACGTTCGGGAAAGATTATAAATATGAGTTCTATTGCAGGGGTGATGGGCATTCCGTATCAAGGCTTATACTCTGTTTCAAAATTCGGGATAGAAGGTTATAGCGAAGCGCTTTCTCTGGAAGTTCATCAATTCAATATTAAGATTATCTTGGTGGAACCAGGCGATTTTCATACAGAATTTACTTCCAATAGAAAAATATCACAAGAAAGTTTATGTAATGAAGATTATAAGGATTCGTTTGTTAAGACATTGAAGTTGGTTGAAAAAGAAGAATTGTCAGGTTTAATACCGATTGTTATTGCTAAAAAAATTAATCGCATAATCAATAAAAAACGACCGAAATTCAGATATTCGGTGGCGAGTCCGGTGCAGAAACTTTCTATATTGGCAAAGAAAATCTTACCGTCAAGATGGTTTCATGCGATATTGAGATGGTACTATAAAGTTCCTTAA
- a CDS encoding N-acetyltransferase, with translation MITIREVTNKKELKKFIRFGNKLYEGNQYFCPQLEFDELNTLTIEKNPAFENCESIYYLAYKDGKIVGRIAGIINKKTNEVWNVKKVRFGWFDFVDDKNVSFALLDKIAEWGKSKGMNCMNGPVGFTDFDHQGLLLEGFEYNSPMSSLYNYPYYIEHFESYGLKKESDWIEYRVYTPKEVPERMERIAKTVMERYNLRIDKVKSDKEVVKKYGYSFFDVVDEAYKPLYNYSPLTKKQKEYYAKMYFSFLNFDFITIIVNDQDEIVGLGVSMPNISKVLRKCQGKLFPFGFIYLLKALKAKKISDLDMLLIAVRPDYQNKGVNSIFFYDQIKYFNQYGVKNSETTSISENNVKNQANWEYFDKIQHKRRRAYVKEIES, from the coding sequence ATGATTACTATCAGAGAAGTTACAAATAAAAAAGAACTAAAAAAATTCATTCGTTTCGGAAACAAACTTTATGAGGGAAATCAATACTTTTGTCCTCAACTAGAATTTGATGAGTTAAATACACTTACAATAGAAAAAAATCCAGCTTTCGAAAACTGTGAATCAATTTATTATCTGGCTTATAAAGATGGAAAAATTGTCGGGCGTATTGCCGGAATAATCAATAAAAAAACGAACGAAGTATGGAATGTAAAAAAGGTTCGGTTCGGTTGGTTTGATTTTGTTGATGATAAGAATGTTTCTTTTGCTTTGTTAGACAAAATAGCCGAATGGGGAAAATCGAAAGGGATGAATTGTATGAATGGCCCCGTAGGATTTACCGATTTCGATCATCAAGGTTTATTGCTTGAAGGATTCGAGTACAATTCACCGATGTCAAGTCTATATAATTATCCTTACTATATTGAACATTTCGAAAGCTACGGATTAAAAAAAGAAAGCGATTGGATTGAATATCGCGTTTATACGCCAAAAGAAGTTCCGGAACGAATGGAAAGGATCGCTAAAACCGTAATGGAAAGGTATAATTTAAGAATCGACAAGGTAAAATCGGACAAAGAAGTAGTTAAAAAATACGGTTATTCTTTTTTTGATGTAGTAGATGAGGCATACAAGCCACTATACAATTATTCTCCGTTAACCAAAAAGCAAAAAGAATATTACGCAAAAATGTATTTTTCCTTTTTAAATTTCGACTTTATTACTATTATCGTTAACGACCAAGATGAAATCGTTGGTTTAGGTGTAAGCATGCCTAATATTTCTAAGGTTTTACGCAAATGCCAGGGGAAATTATTTCCTTTCGGATTTATCTATCTTCTCAAAGCATTAAAAGCAAAGAAAATATCCGATTTAGATATGTTGTTAATTGCTGTTCGCCCTGATTATCAAAATAAAGGAGTAAACTCAATTTTCTTTTATGACCAGATTAAGTATTTTAATCAATATGGTGTAAAGAATTCAGAAACAACATCTATCTCCGAAAATAATGTTAAGAATCAGGCTAATTGGGAGTATTTTGATAAGATTCAACATAAACGCCGCAGGGCATACGTGAAAGAAATTGAGAGTTAA